In one window of Tripterygium wilfordii isolate XIE 37 chromosome 1, ASM1340144v1, whole genome shotgun sequence DNA:
- the LOC120014662 gene encoding uncharacterized protein LOC120014662: protein MSHHARRMLPPGLSKKRRERESFSFPIKPSAAVPAPPAGSKAVVEPMCSNRLLAGYMAYEFLTKGTLFGKKFVVPPRREAVAVPVRIGGSAELKRVKREAELGGGKKEKEKEEERRYDEVASIMKSDGVHIPGIVNPTQLARWTQAS from the coding sequence ATGAGTCATCATGCTCGTAGGATGTTGCCACCTGGTCTATCAAAAAAGCGAAGGGAGAGGGAATCTTTTAGTTTTCCTATTAAGCCCTCGGCTGCAGTCCCGGCTCCACCTGCAGGTTCAAAAGCCGTTGTCGAGCCGATGTGCTCAAATCGGCTACTAGCTGGGTACATGGCGTATGAGTTTCTGACAAAAGGGACTCTGTTTGGGAAGAAGTTTGTAGTCCCCCCTCGACGCGAGGCTGTAGCCGTACCAGTGAGGATCGGCGGTTCAGCTGAATTGAAGCGGGTTAAGAGGGAAGCCGAGCTGGGAggaggaaagaaagagaaggagaaggaggaagAGAGGAGATATGATGAGGTGGCAAGTATAATGAAGTCAGATGGGGTCCACATACCTGGAATTGTTAATCCTACACAACTTGCGCGATGGACTCAGGCGTCGTGA